The proteins below come from a single Streptomyces sp. M92 genomic window:
- a CDS encoding STAS domain-containing protein — protein sequence MADIEGAAVPERLLITRTTTGDGVSVVTLAGEVDLDGSSQLRDVLLSCVQTAPGTVVDFAEVAFLDSSGINVLIAAHQAAESRGVWFRLAAPRHAVERVLRLVGVDGLIACFPTVERALAA from the coding sequence GTGGCGGACATCGAGGGTGCGGCGGTACCCGAGCGGCTGCTGATCACCCGTACGACCACGGGCGACGGCGTCAGCGTCGTCACCCTCGCCGGGGAGGTCGACCTGGACGGCAGCAGTCAGCTCCGCGACGTGCTGCTGTCCTGCGTGCAGACGGCGCCGGGCACGGTGGTCGACTTCGCGGAGGTGGCCTTCCTCGACTCCAGCGGCATCAACGTGCTCATCGCCGCCCACCAGGCCGCCGAGTCCCGCGGCGTCTGGTTCCGGCTCGCCGCACCCCGGCACGCCGTCGAGCGCGTACTGCGGCTCGTGGGCGTCGACGGCCTCATCGCCTGTTTCCCGACGGTCGAACGGGCCCTGGCCGCCTGA
- a CDS encoding ATP-binding protein, translating into MTPAHRPEAADASVVSSAVEFRGGSAMIPASRDIVHGFVDRLGERGVDLADGFLDAARLVASELVTNALRHAPGPCRLELTLVDDGVEIAVSDTGEEFPTFLPRDPLRVGRHGLEIVTRLCDEVITKPHATGKTVYARLPLR; encoded by the coding sequence ATGACTCCGGCGCACAGACCCGAAGCCGCGGACGCCTCGGTCGTGTCCTCGGCGGTGGAGTTCAGGGGCGGCTCGGCGATGATCCCGGCCTCCCGGGACATCGTGCACGGCTTCGTCGACCGGCTCGGGGAGCGGGGCGTGGACCTGGCCGACGGCTTCCTGGACGCCGCCCGCCTGGTCGCCAGTGAACTGGTGACGAACGCGCTCCGGCACGCGCCCGGCCCCTGCCGGCTGGAGCTGACCCTGGTGGACGACGGTGTGGAGATCGCCGTGTCGGACACGGGGGAGGAGTTCCCCACGTTCCTGCCCCGCGACCCCCTGCGGGTCGGCCGGCACGGGCTGGAGATCGTGACCCGCCTGTGCGACGAGGTCATCACCAAGCCGCACGCGACGGGCAAGACGGTCTACGCCCGCCTGCCGCTGCGCTGA
- a CDS encoding endo-1,4-beta-xylanase, whose protein sequence is MRMTLLRLSRAATAGIVAAAALTAAAHSAEAAPSAGPAAADTLGSAAAAQGRYFGAAVASGHLGEADYVSTLNREFNSATPENEMKWDATEPTRGTFTFSAADRVVDHAQAQGMDVRGHTLVWHSQLPSWVGGLGAADLRTAMNNHINRVMGYYKGEIHSWDVVNEAFQDGGSGARRSSPFQDKLGDGYIEEAFRTARAADPAAKLCYNDYNTDGINAKSTAVYDMVKDFKSRGVPIDCVGFQGHFNSNSPVPADRRANLQRFADLGVDVQITELDIEGSGAAQADDYARVVEACLAVDRCTGITVWGVTDKYSWRSGGTPLLFDGDYAAKPAYDAVLTALGGTGGGDDGGGDPGDGTATCTATYTRTADWNSGYNGQVTITAGSEPIGSWAATVTFPASQRVEATWNATPAWNGNVMTARPSWNGTLAPGASTSFGFTVTKNGSDAAPVVGGCTAS, encoded by the coding sequence ATGCGCATGACTCTGCTCCGTCTGTCCAGAGCGGCCACCGCCGGAATCGTCGCCGCGGCCGCGCTGACCGCTGCGGCCCATTCCGCCGAAGCCGCCCCGTCCGCCGGGCCCGCCGCGGCCGACACGCTCGGCTCCGCGGCGGCCGCCCAGGGCCGCTACTTCGGTGCCGCCGTCGCATCCGGCCACCTCGGCGAGGCCGACTACGTCTCCACCCTGAACCGGGAGTTCAACTCCGCGACGCCCGAGAACGAGATGAAGTGGGACGCCACCGAGCCCACCCGCGGCACCTTCACCTTCTCGGCCGCCGACCGGGTCGTCGACCACGCCCAGGCACAGGGCATGGACGTCCGCGGCCACACCCTCGTCTGGCACTCCCAACTGCCCTCCTGGGTGGGCGGCCTGGGCGCGGCCGACCTGCGCACCGCCATGAACAACCACATCAACCGCGTGATGGGGTACTACAAGGGCGAGATCCACAGCTGGGACGTCGTCAACGAGGCCTTCCAGGACGGCGGCAGCGGTGCCCGGCGCAGCTCGCCCTTCCAGGACAAGCTGGGCGACGGCTACATCGAGGAGGCCTTCCGTACCGCCCGCGCCGCCGACCCCGCCGCCAAGCTCTGCTACAACGACTACAACACAGACGGCATCAACGCGAAGAGCACCGCCGTCTACGACATGGTCAAGGACTTCAAGTCCCGCGGCGTGCCCATCGACTGCGTCGGCTTCCAGGGCCACTTCAACAGCAACTCCCCGGTCCCGGCCGACCGTCGGGCCAACCTCCAGCGCTTCGCCGACCTCGGCGTCGACGTGCAGATCACCGAGCTGGACATCGAGGGCTCCGGCGCCGCCCAGGCCGACGACTACGCCCGCGTGGTCGAGGCCTGCCTCGCCGTGGACCGCTGCACCGGCATCACCGTGTGGGGCGTCACCGACAAGTACTCGTGGCGCAGCGGCGGCACCCCGCTCCTGTTCGACGGGGACTACGCGGCCAAGCCCGCCTACGACGCCGTCCTGACCGCCCTCGGCGGCACCGGCGGCGGTGACGACGGCGGCGGCGACCCCGGCGACGGAACCGCGACCTGCACCGCCACCTACACCAGGACCGCGGACTGGAACAGCGGCTACAACGGCCAGGTCACCATCACCGCGGGCAGCGAGCCGATCGGCTCCTGGGCGGCGACCGTCACCTTCCCGGCGTCGCAGCGGGTCGAGGCCACCTGGAACGCCACGCCGGCCTGGAACGGCAACGTCATGACGGCACGGCCGAGCTGGAACGGCACCCTGGCACCCGGCGCGTCGACCAGCTTCGGCTTCACGGTGACGAAGAACGGCAGCGACGCCGCACCCGTGGTCGGCGGCTGCACCGCTTCCTGA
- a CDS encoding SpoIIE family protein phosphatase: MSAGAGDAGRTPGGPTALLVDACAQAIGAAGGYAGGIYLPSRTPGLLRLAVLAGLPGPLFRPWWRLHTDSPFPVADAYRLGTRVVLPNSTETMRRYPQFAAGLPFPFGSLYVPVAGAARTYGVLTVLRPSASDTAEVLEGLNRMEETARELGALLDRSAADREAPPVLWDGEPLCLRPPPSARHPRHAGSFAWDPGSGAVTVDEPLCALLGLADNARHPVVTLDALTGALTPDDGHRIAAALRQTAAGLPPPLPLYARAADGTLRLVELWRPQAAGHARGPVRGVVREPNCGTVADAAADLLPDGVFCVDRLGTVVYANPRAARLLGLPRARLLGHSLWEAVPWLDQAAYEDHLRGALLSPDPVHFHVRRPPDDGRRAAPQPYEGDWLAVSVHPGRDLLTGTLRPANRVADASAGLTPEHGPARAASGDRDPGPAAVATTPPGYRPIVLAVALTEAVTARQVAAVVVRELLPAFGGRRLALYLLQERHLYLAWETGFPPGFLAPFEGVALDARLPGVETLTSGRPLFFDSMQALAAAYPGIPLDATEGARAFLPLIASGRPVGSCILGFDRARSFGTEERSVLTALAGVIAQAMEKARRYESETALARGLQRALLPRRLPAHPLLETAGRYLPGTQGMEVGGDWYDVVASGDGMALVIGDVQGHGVQAAATMGQLRSAVRAFALGDRPPDEVLGGVNHLLTDLDPGLFASCCYIRLDPATGRACAARAGHPPPLLRHPDGRTEPVDLPGGVVLGVDPGAPYPLTEFRVEPGAVLALYTDGLVERPGADIDDGITALGLALAREGAPATGADGGSLAGVADRLTGTARRTEDRPDDIALLLATRHSRHRSPG, translated from the coding sequence ATGAGTGCAGGCGCCGGGGACGCAGGCCGGACGCCGGGAGGGCCGACGGCACTGCTCGTCGACGCCTGCGCACAGGCGATCGGCGCGGCCGGCGGCTACGCGGGCGGGATCTACCTGCCCTCCCGCACACCCGGGCTGCTGCGGCTCGCCGTCCTCGCCGGACTGCCCGGACCGCTGTTCCGTCCCTGGTGGCGGCTGCACACCGACAGTCCGTTCCCGGTGGCCGACGCCTACCGGCTCGGCACCCGCGTGGTGCTGCCCAACTCGACCGAGACGATGCGCCGTTACCCGCAGTTCGCGGCCGGCCTGCCGTTCCCCTTCGGCTCCCTGTACGTGCCCGTCGCCGGCGCCGCGCGGACGTACGGCGTCCTGACCGTCCTGCGCCCCTCGGCCTCCGACACCGCCGAGGTGCTGGAGGGCCTGAACCGGATGGAAGAGACGGCGCGGGAACTCGGCGCGCTGCTGGACCGGTCGGCCGCGGACCGGGAGGCGCCGCCCGTGCTCTGGGACGGTGAACCGCTGTGCCTGCGGCCGCCGCCGTCCGCGCGCCACCCGCGGCACGCCGGAAGTTTCGCCTGGGACCCCGGCTCCGGCGCCGTCACCGTCGACGAGCCGCTGTGCGCCCTGCTCGGGCTGGCCGACAACGCCCGGCACCCGGTCGTCACACTCGACGCGCTCACCGGCGCGCTGACGCCCGACGACGGGCATCGGATCGCCGCGGCGCTGCGGCAGACGGCCGCCGGCCTGCCGCCGCCGCTGCCCCTGTACGCGCGGGCCGCGGACGGCACGCTGCGCCTGGTGGAACTGTGGCGGCCGCAGGCCGCCGGCCACGCCCGCGGCCCGGTGCGGGGCGTCGTACGCGAGCCGAACTGCGGCACCGTCGCGGACGCCGCGGCCGACCTGCTGCCGGACGGCGTGTTCTGCGTGGACCGGCTGGGCACCGTCGTCTACGCCAATCCCCGCGCCGCCCGGCTGCTGGGCCTGCCCCGGGCCCGGCTGCTCGGCCACTCCCTGTGGGAGGCCGTGCCCTGGCTGGACCAGGCCGCCTACGAGGACCACCTGCGCGGCGCCCTGCTCTCCCCGGACCCGGTCCACTTCCACGTCCGCCGCCCGCCCGACGACGGCCGCCGGGCCGCCCCGCAGCCCTACGAGGGCGACTGGCTCGCGGTCTCCGTGCATCCCGGCCGGGACCTGCTGACCGGAACGCTCCGCCCGGCCAACCGGGTGGCCGACGCGTCCGCCGGTCTCACACCCGAGCACGGCCCGGCTCGGGCGGCGTCCGGGGACCGGGACCCCGGGCCCGCCGCCGTCGCCACCACGCCGCCCGGGTACCGGCCCATCGTCCTGGCCGTGGCCCTGACCGAGGCGGTCACCGCCCGCCAGGTGGCCGCCGTGGTCGTACGGGAGCTGCTGCCCGCGTTCGGCGGCCGCCGGCTCGCCCTCTACCTGCTCCAGGAACGGCACCTGTACCTGGCGTGGGAGACGGGCTTCCCGCCCGGCTTCCTCGCCCCCTTCGAGGGGGTGGCCCTGGACGCCCGGCTGCCCGGGGTCGAGACGCTGACCAGCGGCCGCCCGCTCTTCTTCGACTCGATGCAGGCCCTGGCCGCCGCGTACCCGGGCATCCCGCTGGACGCCACGGAGGGCGCCCGCGCCTTCCTGCCGCTGATCGCCTCCGGCCGCCCGGTCGGCTCCTGCATCCTGGGCTTCGACCGCGCCCGGAGCTTCGGCACCGAGGAGCGCTCCGTGCTCACCGCCCTCGCCGGGGTGATCGCCCAGGCGATGGAGAAGGCCAGGCGCTACGAGTCCGAGACCGCGCTCGCCCGCGGCCTGCAGCGGGCGCTGCTGCCCCGCCGCCTCCCGGCGCACCCGCTGCTGGAGACCGCCGGGCGCTATCTGCCCGGTACCCAGGGCATGGAGGTGGGCGGGGACTGGTACGACGTGGTCGCCTCGGGCGACGGCATGGCGCTGGTCATCGGCGACGTGCAGGGGCACGGCGTGCAGGCGGCGGCCACCATGGGGCAACTGCGCAGCGCCGTGCGCGCCTTCGCCCTCGGCGACCGTCCGCCCGACGAGGTGCTCGGCGGCGTCAACCACCTGCTGACCGACCTGGACCCGGGCCTGTTCGCGAGCTGCTGCTACATCCGGCTGGACCCGGCCACCGGGCGGGCCTGCGCGGCCCGCGCGGGTCACCCGCCGCCGCTGCTGCGCCACCCGGACGGACGCACCGAGCCCGTGGACCTGCCCGGCGGGGTGGTGCTCGGGGTGGACCCCGGCGCGCCGTACCCGCTGACCGAGTTCCGGGTCGAGCCCGGCGCCGTCCTCGCCCTGTACACCGACGGGCTGGTGGAGCGGCCCGGCGCCGACATCGACGACGGCATCACCGCCCTCGGGCTGGCCCTGGCCAGGGAGGGCGCGCCGGCGACGGGGGCGGACGGCGGCTCGCTCGCGGGCGTCGCCGACCGGCTCACCGGCACCGCGCGCCGAACCGAGGACCGCCCCGACGACATCGCCCTGCTGCTCGCCACGCGCCACTCGCGGCACCGCAGTCCCGGATGA